In a genomic window of Streptomyces koelreuteriae:
- a CDS encoding methyltransferase domain-containing protein encodes MGGHAPDREPEPDGLAASARAALVRRIDASGAWAADPVWREAFAAVPRHLFVPYYYVGVAGGYERRWGESPDPRARERWVVGAYEDTPLATRLRDGELLSSSSQPSLMADMLAALCVRDGNAVLEIGAGTGYNAALLAHRLGDDKVTTVDLDPEITESARRHLAAAGYQPVVVTGDGARGVPERAPFDRIIATCALNTVPRAWLAQSRPGGRILMPLGTGLIVLTVSDAGHAEGRFLHTPAYFVPLRGGIRSWGEPAQLGGVPRRAREDDLFRFLLTLTRGSLDPQEAHALWEQEGMPQRERYGITVRGEHEWAWLDDPEGPYAWPLPS; translated from the coding sequence ATGGGCGGGCATGCTCCCGACAGGGAACCGGAACCGGACGGGCTCGCCGCCTCCGCACGGGCGGCACTGGTGCGCCGGATCGACGCGAGCGGGGCCTGGGCCGCCGACCCGGTGTGGCGCGAGGCGTTCGCCGCGGTCCCGCGCCATCTCTTCGTGCCGTACTACTACGTCGGCGTCGCCGGCGGCTACGAGCGGCGCTGGGGCGAGAGCCCCGACCCCCGGGCGCGTGAGCGGTGGGTGGTCGGCGCCTACGAGGACACCCCGCTGGCGACGCGGCTGCGCGACGGCGAACTGCTCTCCTCCAGCAGCCAGCCCTCCCTGATGGCGGACATGCTGGCCGCGCTGTGCGTGCGGGACGGGAACGCGGTCCTGGAGATCGGCGCGGGCACCGGCTACAACGCGGCGCTGCTCGCCCACCGGCTGGGCGACGACAAGGTCACCACCGTCGACCTCGACCCGGAGATCACCGAGTCGGCCCGCCGGCATCTGGCCGCGGCCGGATACCAGCCGGTCGTCGTCACCGGCGACGGCGCCCGGGGCGTGCCCGAGCGTGCGCCGTTCGACCGGATCATCGCCACCTGCGCCCTGAACACCGTGCCGCGCGCCTGGCTCGCGCAGAGCCGTCCCGGCGGCCGGATCCTCATGCCGCTCGGCACCGGCCTGATCGTGCTGACGGTGAGCGACGCCGGACATGCCGAGGGGCGCTTCCTGCACACGCCCGCCTACTTCGTGCCGCTGCGCGGCGGGATCCGGTCCTGGGGCGAACCCGCCCAGTTGGGCGGGGTGCCGCGCCGGGCCAGGGAGGACGACCTGTTCCGCTTCCTGCTGACCCTGACCCGCGGCAGCCTCGATCCGCAGGAGGCGCACGCGCTGTGGGAGCAGGAGGGCATGCCGCAGCGGGAGCGCTACGGCATCACGGTCCGCGGCGAGCACGAGTGGGCCTGGCTGGACGACCCGGAGGGGCCGTACGCCTGGCCCCTCCCCTCTTGA
- a CDS encoding IS5 family transposase (programmed frameshift): MRRHELTDESWAVIEPLLAPPRMGRPVRDRRQVVNGILWKLSTGAAWRDLPERYGPWKTVYERFRRWSADGTWDRLLAQVQQHCDAVGAVDWTVVCVDSTTVRAHQHAAGARKGGSGPGEAIGRSRGGLTTKIHLACDGQGRPLAFTLTAGNVNDCTQFEQVMARISVSRRGPGRPRTRPDRVVADKGYSSTKIRSYLRRRGIRAAIPERIDQINGRIRRGESLCRLDRTTYRRRNLVERCFNKLKHNKALATRYDKRARHYQAMVTLACLRLWLP, from the exons GTGCGTCGTCATGAGCTGACTGATGAGTCGTGGGCGGTGATCGAGCCGTTGCTGGCTCCTCCGCGGATGGGGCGTCCGGTGCGGGATCGTCGGCAGGTGGTCAACGGCATCCTGTGGAAGCTGTCCACGGGGGCGGCCTGGCGGGACCTGCCTGAGCGTTACGGCCCGTGGAAGACGGTCTACGAACGTTTCCGCCGCTGGTCGGCAGACGGCACCTGGGACCGGCTGCTGGCCCAGGTCCAGCAGCACTGCGATGCCGTGGGCGCCGTGGACTGGACTGTCGTCTGCGTCGACTCCACGACTGTGCGGGCTCACCAGCATGCGGCCGGGGCCCGAAAAGGGGGCTCTG GGCCGGGCGAGGCGATCGGCCGGTCCCGTGGCGGGCTGACTACGAAGATCCACCTGGCCTGTGATGGGCAGGGCCGGCCGCTCGCCTTTACCCTGACCGCTGGGAACGTCAACGACTGCACCCAGTTCGAGCAGGTCATGGCCCGCATCAGCGTCAGCCGACGCGGGCCCGGCCGGCCCAGAACGCGGCCCGATCGGGTCGTCGCGGACAAGGGCTACTCGTCCACGAAGATCCGCTCCTACCTGCGTCGGCGGGGCATCAGAGCCGCGATCCCAGAGCGGATCGACCAGATCAACGGCCGCATCCGCCGAGGCGAAAGCCTCTGCCGACTCGACCGGACCACCTACCGGCGCCGCAACCTCGTCGAGCGCTGCTTCAACAAGCTCAAGCACAACAAGGCCCTGGCCACTCGCTACGACAAACGCGCCCGCCACTACCAAGCCATGGTCACCCTCGCCTGCCTACGCCTCTGGCTCCCCTGA
- a CDS encoding globin, with the protein MEGVNEIRRGTLQEQTFYEQVGGEETFRRLVHRFYEGVAEDPLLRPMYPEEDLGPAEERLVLFLIQYWGGPTTYSDNRGHPRLRMRHAPFTVDRAAHDAWLKHMRVAVDELGLSEEHEHTLWSYLTYAAASMVNAPG; encoded by the coding sequence ATGGAGGGCGTGAATGAGATTCGGCGCGGCACGCTTCAGGAGCAGACCTTCTACGAGCAGGTCGGCGGGGAGGAGACCTTCCGCCGGCTCGTTCACCGTTTCTACGAGGGAGTCGCCGAGGACCCGCTGCTGCGGCCCATGTATCCCGAGGAGGACCTGGGCCCGGCCGAGGAGCGCCTGGTGCTGTTCCTCATCCAGTACTGGGGCGGTCCGACGACGTACAGCGACAACCGCGGCCATCCCCGCCTGCGGATGCGGCACGCGCCCTTCACGGTCGACCGCGCGGCGCACGACGCCTGGCTGAAACACATGCGGGTCGCCGTCGACGAACTCGGGCTGTCCGAGGAGCACGAGCACACGCTGTGGAGCTACCTGACGTACGCGGCGGCCTCGATGGTGAACGCGCCGGGCTGA
- a CDS encoding acyl-CoA thioesterase: MRHIYRCPLRWSDMDAYGHVNNAVFVRYLEEARIDFLFRPEKDFQQGSVVARHEIDYKRQLVHRHHPVDIELWITEIRAASFTITYEVKDDDVVYVRASTVVVPFDFEAQRPRRITAEEREFLEEYTDDAEEEAVAA, encoded by the coding sequence TTGCGGCACATCTACCGCTGCCCGCTGCGTTGGTCGGACATGGACGCGTACGGCCATGTCAACAACGCGGTCTTCGTGCGCTACCTGGAGGAAGCCCGTATCGACTTCCTCTTCCGGCCGGAGAAGGATTTCCAGCAGGGGTCGGTGGTGGCACGCCATGAGATCGACTACAAGCGGCAGCTCGTCCACCGGCACCACCCGGTGGACATCGAGCTGTGGATCACCGAGATCAGGGCCGCGTCCTTCACCATCACCTACGAGGTGAAGGACGACGACGTGGTCTACGTCCGGGCCTCGACGGTGGTCGTGCCGTTCGACTTCGAGGCCCAGCGTCCGCGCCGGATCACCGCGGAGGAGCGGGAGTTCCTCGAGGAGTACACGGACGACGCCGAGGAGGAGGCCGTCGCCGCATGA
- the ettA gene encoding energy-dependent translational throttle protein EttA, with the protein MAEFIYTMRKARKAHGDKVILDDVTTSFYPGAKIGVVGPNGAGKSTILKIMAGLEQPSNGDAFLTPGYTVGILQQEPPLTEDKTVLENVQEGVAGIKGKLDRFNEIAEQMATDYTDALMEEMGKLQEDLDHANAWDLDAQLEQAMDALGCPSGDWPVTNLSGGERRRVALCKLLLEQPDLLLLDEPTNHLDAESVNWLEQHLAKYPGTVVAVTHDRYFLDNVAQWICEVDRGRLYPYEGNYSKYLETKAARLKVEGQKDAKRQKRLKEELEWVRSNAKGRQVKSKARLARYEEMAAEAEKMRKLDFEEIQIPPGPRLGSVVVEINNLSKAFGEKVLIDDLSFTLPRNGIVGIIGPNGAGKTTLFKMIQGLEEPDSGSIKVGDTVKISYVDQSRENIDPKKTLWAVVSDELDYINVGQVEMPSRAYVSAFGFKGPDQQKPAGVLSGGERNRLNLALTLKQGGNLLLLDEPTNDLDVETLSSLENALLEFPGCAVVVSHDRWFLDRVATHILAYEGESKWFWFEGNFESYEKHKIERLGPDATRPHRATYKKLTRG; encoded by the coding sequence TTGGCTGAGTTCATTTACACCATGCGCAAGGCGCGCAAAGCGCACGGCGACAAGGTGATCCTCGACGACGTGACGACGAGCTTCTACCCGGGAGCGAAGATCGGCGTCGTCGGCCCGAACGGCGCCGGCAAGTCGACGATCCTGAAGATCATGGCGGGGCTGGAGCAGCCGTCCAACGGTGACGCCTTCCTCACGCCCGGTTACACCGTCGGCATCCTGCAGCAGGAGCCGCCGCTGACCGAGGACAAGACCGTCCTGGAGAACGTCCAGGAGGGTGTCGCCGGGATCAAGGGCAAGCTCGACCGGTTCAACGAGATCGCCGAGCAGATGGCGACCGACTACACCGACGCGCTCATGGAGGAGATGGGCAAGCTCCAGGAGGACCTCGACCACGCCAATGCGTGGGACCTGGACGCCCAGCTGGAGCAGGCCATGGACGCGCTGGGCTGCCCGTCCGGCGACTGGCCCGTCACCAACCTGTCCGGTGGTGAGCGCCGCCGCGTCGCGCTGTGCAAGCTGCTGCTTGAGCAGCCCGACCTGCTGCTGCTCGACGAGCCCACCAACCACCTCGACGCCGAGTCGGTGAACTGGCTGGAGCAGCACCTGGCCAAGTACCCGGGCACTGTCGTAGCGGTCACCCACGACCGGTACTTCCTCGACAACGTCGCCCAGTGGATCTGCGAGGTCGACCGCGGTCGCCTCTACCCCTACGAGGGCAACTACTCGAAGTACCTGGAGACCAAGGCCGCGCGCCTCAAGGTCGAGGGCCAGAAGGACGCCAAGCGGCAGAAGCGTCTGAAGGAAGAGCTCGAGTGGGTGCGTTCCAACGCCAAGGGCCGTCAGGTCAAGTCCAAGGCGCGTCTGGCCCGCTACGAGGAGATGGCCGCCGAGGCCGAGAAGATGCGGAAGCTGGACTTCGAGGAGATCCAGATCCCGCCGGGCCCGCGTCTGGGCAGTGTCGTCGTCGAGATCAACAACCTCAGCAAGGCCTTCGGCGAGAAGGTCCTCATCGACGACCTCAGCTTCACGCTGCCGCGCAACGGCATCGTCGGCATCATCGGCCCGAACGGCGCCGGTAAGACGACCCTGTTCAAGATGATCCAGGGCCTGGAGGAGCCGGACTCCGGTTCCATCAAGGTCGGCGACACCGTCAAGATCTCGTACGTCGACCAGAGCCGCGAGAACATCGACCCGAAGAAGACCCTGTGGGCCGTGGTCTCCGACGAGCTCGACTACATCAACGTCGGCCAGGTCGAGATGCCCAGCCGTGCCTACGTCTCCGCGTTCGGCTTCAAGGGCCCGGACCAGCAGAAGCCGGCCGGGGTGCTCTCCGGCGGTGAGCGCAACCGCCTGAACCTCGCGCTCACCCTGAAGCAGGGCGGCAACCTGCTGCTCCTCGACGAGCCGACCAACGACCTCGACGTCGAGACCCTGAGCAGCCTGGAGAACGCGCTGCTCGAGTTCCCGGGCTGCGCCGTGGTCGTCTCCCACGACCGGTGGTTCCTGGACCGGGTCGCCACGCACATCCTCGCCTACGAGGGCGAGTCCAAGTGGTTCTGGTTCGAGGGCAACTTCGAGTCGTACGAGAAGCACAAGATCGAGCGGCTCGGCCCGGACGCCACCCGTCCGCACCGCGCCACCTACAAGAAGCTGACCCGGGGCTGA
- a CDS encoding PIN domain nuclease, with product MSVADYLIDTSALARVLLGQNTAEWDDRIAVGLVAICDITELEVLYSARSAADRARLKAALDGHYAWCPMPDGVYRRCRVVQEQLTAKSEHRSAGPVDLLLAAAAEEAGLTLLHHDRDFETIARTTGQPVRMIDLR from the coding sequence GTGAGCGTCGCCGACTACCTCATCGACACCTCCGCACTGGCCCGCGTCCTGCTGGGCCAGAACACGGCCGAGTGGGACGACCGGATCGCCGTCGGCCTCGTCGCGATCTGCGACATCACCGAACTAGAGGTCCTCTACTCGGCCCGTTCGGCGGCGGACCGTGCGCGATTGAAGGCGGCGCTCGACGGTCACTACGCCTGGTGCCCCATGCCGGACGGCGTCTACCGCCGCTGTCGCGTCGTGCAGGAGCAGCTCACCGCCAAGAGCGAGCACCGCAGCGCGGGCCCGGTCGATCTGCTTCTGGCCGCCGCCGCCGAAGAGGCCGGACTCACGCTGCTGCACCACGACCGGGACTTCGAGACCATCGCCCGTACCACCGGCCAACCCGTACGGATGATCGACCTCAGATGA
- a CDS encoding type II toxin-antitoxin system VapB family antitoxin: MSRTVIDLDDEALEAAAAELGTTTKRDTINTALREVTARYRRLRALDEARELVADGALDMDLLLDKSTYRP; encoded by the coding sequence ATGAGCCGCACAGTCATCGATCTCGACGACGAGGCCCTGGAAGCCGCCGCCGCGGAACTCGGCACGACCACCAAACGCGACACCATCAACACCGCCCTGCGAGAGGTCACCGCCCGCTACCGGCGGCTGCGTGCGCTCGATGAGGCCCGTGAGCTGGTGGCCGACGGTGCGCTGGACATGGACCTGCTCCTGGACAAGAGCACGTACCGGCCGTGA
- a CDS encoding effector-associated constant component EACC1, translated as MGPLLAVIGSALSGGVAAASFAAAIIAWRATRGRRASTTITIERNGKTIAITVSDVDNEEAVQRAVAQLMEDSKAGENDVAAKSPPPD; from the coding sequence ATGGGCCCACTTCTCGCAGTAATCGGCAGCGCTCTTTCCGGCGGAGTCGCCGCAGCATCTTTCGCAGCGGCGATCATAGCTTGGCGGGCAACCCGTGGACGTAGGGCAAGTACGACGATCACTATCGAACGGAATGGGAAAACGATCGCAATCACGGTGAGCGACGTCGACAACGAAGAGGCGGTACAGAGAGCCGTTGCGCAGCTGATGGAGGACTCCAAAGCGGGCGAGAACGACGTTGCGGCCAAGTCTCCACCACCTGATTGA
- a CDS encoding N-acetylglucosamine kinase: protein MGLTATVLAIDAGNSKTDVAIVTADGEVLARARGAGFRPPAVGLDTAMDTLAETITRALTTAGLTSVTHVSACLANADFPAEEDQLERALHARAWGTTGEVRNDTFAILRAGVTEPRGVAVVCGAGINCVGMHPDGRTARFPALGRVSGDWGGGWGLSEEAMWHASRAEDGRGPATALSRTLPAHFSLPTMYALIEALHLDRIAESRRHELTPVLFATAATGDPIARTIIDRQAEEVVAMAVVALTRLDLLDEPTPVLLGGGVLAAEHPQLNGRIQDLLSDRAPKAIPQTVTAGPVLGAALLGLDRVGAREGAQGRLRTHFGV, encoded by the coding sequence GTGGGCCTGACCGCGACCGTCCTCGCCATCGACGCCGGCAACAGCAAGACGGACGTGGCGATCGTGACGGCGGACGGAGAAGTCCTGGCCAGGGCGCGTGGGGCGGGTTTTCGCCCACCCGCGGTAGGCCTGGACACGGCAATGGACACACTCGCCGAGACGATCACCCGGGCCCTCACCACCGCCGGACTCACCTCCGTCACCCACGTCTCGGCGTGCCTGGCCAACGCGGACTTCCCGGCCGAGGAGGACCAGTTGGAGAGGGCGCTGCACGCACGGGCCTGGGGGACAACAGGGGAGGTCCGCAACGACACGTTCGCGATCCTGCGCGCGGGGGTGACGGAACCCCGGGGAGTAGCGGTGGTCTGCGGCGCCGGGATCAACTGCGTCGGCATGCACCCCGACGGCCGCACGGCCCGCTTCCCCGCCCTCGGCAGGGTCTCGGGCGACTGGGGCGGCGGCTGGGGCCTCTCGGAGGAGGCGATGTGGCATGCGTCACGCGCGGAGGACGGCCGCGGCCCCGCCACGGCCTTGTCCCGGACCCTCCCCGCCCACTTCAGCCTCCCGACCATGTACGCCCTGATCGAGGCCCTGCACCTGGACCGGATCGCCGAATCCCGCCGCCACGAGCTGACGCCGGTCCTCTTCGCGACGGCGGCGACCGGAGACCCGATCGCCCGCACGATCATCGACCGCCAGGCCGAGGAGGTGGTCGCCATGGCCGTGGTGGCCCTCACCCGCCTCGACCTGCTGGACGAACCGACCCCGGTCCTGCTGGGCGGCGGCGTCCTGGCGGCCGAACACCCCCAGCTGAACGGCCGAATCCAGGACCTCCTGTCCGACCGGGCCCCGAAGGCGATCCCACAGACGGTCACGGCCGGCCCGGTCCTCGGCGCGGCCCTGCTGGGGCTGGACAGGGTGGGCGCGAGGGAGGGGGCGCAGGGGCGGCTGCGGACGCATTTCGGGGTGTGA
- a CDS encoding 6-phospho-beta-glucosidase: MKLTVVGGGSTYTPELVDGFARLRDTLPIEELVLMDPAEDRLALVGGLSRRIFARQDHPGRITTTTDLDRAVDGADAVLLQLRVGGQAARQQDETWPLDCGCVGQETTGAGGLAKALRTVPVVLDIADRVRRTNPDAWIIDFTNPVGIVTRALLEAGHKAVGLCNVAIGLQRKFAALLGVEPPEIHLDHVGLNHLTWETGVRLGGPEAENVLPKLLTDHGDTIASDLRLPRALLDCLGVIPSYYLRYYYAHDEVVRELRTKPSRAAEVAAMERELLTMYADPSLEEKPELLAKRGGAYYSEAAVDLAAALLGGAGTPYQVVNTYNRGTLPFLPDDAVIEVQAAVGTKGASPLPVAPVDPLYAGLMANVTAYEHLALEAALHGGRTRVFQALLSHPLIAQYEYAETLTDRLIAHNREHLAWA, encoded by the coding sequence ATGAAACTCACCGTGGTCGGCGGAGGCTCGACCTACACCCCCGAACTCGTGGACGGCTTCGCCCGCCTCAGGGACACCCTGCCCATCGAGGAACTGGTCCTGATGGACCCGGCCGAAGACCGCCTGGCCCTGGTCGGCGGCCTCTCCCGCCGCATCTTCGCCCGCCAGGACCACCCCGGCCGCATCACCACCACGACCGACCTCGACCGCGCGGTCGACGGCGCGGACGCGGTCCTCCTCCAGCTCCGCGTCGGCGGCCAGGCGGCCCGCCAACAGGACGAGACCTGGCCCCTCGACTGCGGCTGCGTGGGCCAGGAGACAACGGGCGCCGGCGGCCTCGCGAAGGCCCTCCGCACGGTCCCGGTCGTCCTCGACATCGCGGACCGCGTCCGCCGCACCAACCCCGACGCCTGGATCATCGACTTCACGAACCCTGTCGGCATCGTGACCCGCGCCCTGCTGGAGGCGGGCCACAAGGCGGTAGGCCTGTGCAACGTGGCGATCGGCCTGCAGCGCAAGTTCGCGGCGCTTTTGGGCGTCGAGCCCCCCGAGATCCACCTGGACCACGTGGGCCTCAACCACCTCACCTGGGAAACGGGCGTACGCCTGGGCGGCCCGGAGGCCGAGAACGTCCTCCCCAAGCTCCTGACGGACCACGGCGACACGATCGCGAGCGACCTGCGCCTGCCGCGCGCGCTGCTCGACTGCCTGGGTGTGATCCCGTCGTACTACCTGCGCTACTACTACGCGCACGACGAGGTCGTACGAGAACTGCGGACGAAGCCGTCGAGGGCGGCCGAGGTGGCAGCGATGGAACGGGAACTGCTGACGATGTACGCGGACCCGTCGTTGGAGGAAAAGCCGGAGCTGCTGGCGAAACGGGGCGGCGCGTACTACTCGGAGGCGGCGGTGGACCTGGCGGCGGCCCTGCTGGGCGGCGCCGGCACCCCGTACCAGGTGGTGAACACCTACAACCGGGGCACGCTGCCGTTCCTCCCCGACGACGCGGTGATCGAGGTACAGGCGGCGGTGGGCACGAAGGGCGCGTCCCCCCTCCCCGTCGCCCCGGTGGACCCCCTCTACGCGGGCTTGATGGCGAACGTGACAGCGTACGAGCACCTGGCCCTGGAGGCGGCCCTGCACGGCGGCCGCACTCGCGTCTTCCAGGCCCTCCTCTCCCACCCCCTCATCGCCCAGTACGAGTACGCAGAGACACTCACGGACCGGCTGATCGCACACAACCGGGAGCACCTCGCGTGGGCCTGA
- a CDS encoding carbohydrate ABC transporter permease yields MTHVLEKPVGLRKAPPTPAERTARRRALLEWIAIHSLGIAAALFFTLPFVFVFLTSLMSDTQALSRDLIPHTWEWDNYRRVFDTPGFLTWWKNTLFYAFLGTALTVISSIPVAYALAKFRFRGRNLALMLVISMMMLPPQVIIIPMYLFWAKQLDLSGTLWPLIIPMAFGDAFSIFLLRQFLTTIPDEYLDAARVDGCGDLRTLLKVVLPMAKPGIAAVALFQFFYAWNDYFGPQIYASENPGAWTLSYGLESFKGAHHTDWNLTMAATVLVMAPVILVFFFAQKAFVEGVTLTGVKG; encoded by the coding sequence ATGACGCACGTACTGGAAAAGCCGGTGGGGCTGAGAAAGGCACCACCCACCCCCGCGGAACGCACGGCCCGCCGAAGGGCGTTGCTGGAATGGATCGCGATCCACTCCCTGGGCATCGCGGCGGCCCTCTTCTTCACCCTCCCCTTCGTCTTCGTCTTCCTCACCTCGCTCATGAGCGACACCCAGGCCCTCAGCCGCGACCTGATCCCGCACACCTGGGAGTGGGACAACTACCGCAGGGTCTTCGACACCCCCGGCTTCCTCACGTGGTGGAAGAACACCCTGTTCTACGCGTTCCTGGGCACGGCCCTCACGGTGATCTCCTCGATCCCGGTGGCCTACGCCCTGGCCAAGTTCCGCTTCCGAGGCCGCAATCTGGCGCTGATGCTGGTCATCTCGATGATGATGCTGCCGCCGCAGGTCATCATCATCCCGATGTACCTGTTCTGGGCGAAGCAGTTGGACCTCTCCGGCACCCTCTGGCCGCTGATCATCCCCATGGCGTTCGGCGACGCGTTCTCGATCTTCCTGCTGCGCCAGTTCCTCACCACGATCCCCGACGAATACCTGGACGCGGCGAGGGTCGACGGCTGCGGCGACCTGCGCACCCTGCTCAAGGTCGTCCTCCCGATGGCCAAACCGGGCATAGCCGCAGTGGCCCTCTTCCAGTTCTTCTACGCGTGGAACGACTACTTCGGCCCGCAGATCTACGCCTCGGAGAACCCGGGCGCCTGGACGCTCTCCTACGGCCTTGAGTCGTTCAAGGGCGCCCACCACACCGACTGGAACCTCACCATGGCCGCCACCGTGCTGGTCATGGCCCCCGTGATCCTCGTGTTCTTCTTCGCCCAGAAGGCGTTCGTAGAGGGTGTCACGCTCACCGGAGTAAAGGGTTAG
- a CDS encoding carbohydrate ABC transporter permease translates to MSTSTLRAKHRRSTLRTLAFLSPWLIGFTVFFAYPLLSTVYFSFMHYDGFKPPTWSGTKNWTYVFEHYPFFWPALRNTLWLVLVMVTLRVAFGLGVGLLITKIKTATGVFRTLFYLPYLAPPVAATMAFAFLLNPGTGPVNSLLEKAGLPTPGWFNDPTWSKPALTLLALWGIGDLMVIFMAALLDVPKEQYEAAELDGATPWQRFRYVTLPNISPIVMFAVVTGVIQTMQYYTQPLIAGKVASGVIQGAGTQFEPGYPDKSTLTLPQLVYNLGFQRFDYGSACVVALVLFALSMAFTALLMRRKGGLINAGER, encoded by the coding sequence GTGAGCACCTCTACGTTGCGGGCGAAACACCGCCGCTCGACGCTCCGCACCCTGGCTTTCCTCTCCCCGTGGCTGATCGGCTTCACGGTCTTCTTCGCCTACCCCCTGCTCTCCACCGTCTACTTCTCCTTCATGCACTACGACGGCTTCAAGCCGCCGACCTGGTCGGGCACGAAGAACTGGACGTACGTCTTCGAGCACTACCCCTTCTTCTGGCCCGCCCTGCGCAACACTCTGTGGCTGGTCCTCGTCATGGTCACGCTCCGGGTCGCCTTCGGCCTGGGCGTGGGCCTGCTGATCACCAAGATCAAGACGGCGACGGGCGTCTTCCGCACCCTCTTCTACCTGCCCTATCTGGCCCCGCCCGTGGCGGCCACCATGGCCTTCGCCTTCCTCCTCAACCCCGGCACAGGCCCGGTCAACTCCCTCCTGGAGAAGGCCGGACTCCCCACACCCGGCTGGTTCAACGACCCCACCTGGTCGAAGCCGGCCCTCACCCTGCTGGCCCTGTGGGGCATCGGCGACCTGATGGTCATCTTCATGGCGGCACTGCTCGACGTACCGAAGGAGCAGTACGAGGCGGCCGAACTGGACGGCGCGACGCCCTGGCAGCGCTTCCGCTACGTCACGCTCCCGAACATCTCGCCGATCGTCATGTTCGCGGTGGTCACCGGCGTGATCCAGACGATGCAGTACTACACACAGCCGCTGATCGCCGGGAAGGTCGCGTCGGGCGTGATCCAGGGCGCGGGCACGCAGTTCGAGCCCGGCTACCCGGACAAGTCCACGCTCACCCTCCCCCAACTCGTCTACAACCTGGGCTTCCAGCGCTTCGACTACGGCTCCGCCTGTGTGGTCGCCCTGGTTCTCTTCGCCCTCTCCATGGCCTTCACCGCACTCCTGATGCGCCGCAAGGGCGGCCTGATCAACGCAGGTGAACGATGA